A DNA window from Sulfitobacter sp. BSw21498 contains the following coding sequences:
- the speB gene encoding agmatinase, with amino-acid sequence MSSHGYETGRLDLPFVGIATFGKRPYVQDWDKIDADVAVLGAPFDFGCQFRSGARFGPRSVREASTLFSFGHAGAYDHEDDATYLDASVRIVDIGDADIIHTKTDESHANIAYGVKKILDAGALPVTIGGDHSINIPCIKAFEDNCAENGPIHVVQIDAHLDFVDERKGVTDGHGNPMRRALERDYVSGMTQLGIRNVSSTAREGYIDARARGSDILSVRQVRALGTQSVLERIPEGARYYVTVDIDAFCPSIAPGTGTPSHGGFHYYDVLEILQGLSKRGDVVGIDLVEVAPAYDPSESTQILAAQLLLNFIGFIFHNKKQTSA; translated from the coding sequence ATGTCGTCACATGGCTATGAAACGGGGCGGCTCGACCTGCCTTTTGTCGGGATCGCGACTTTTGGCAAAAGGCCCTACGTGCAGGATTGGGACAAGATCGACGCTGATGTTGCGGTTCTAGGGGCACCGTTTGATTTCGGGTGTCAGTTCCGGTCAGGGGCTCGATTTGGTCCGCGTTCTGTTCGTGAAGCGTCCACGCTTTTCAGCTTTGGTCATGCGGGTGCCTATGATCACGAAGACGATGCGACGTATCTGGATGCCTCTGTGCGGATCGTGGACATTGGGGACGCCGATATCATCCATACCAAAACCGACGAAAGCCACGCCAATATTGCCTATGGGGTTAAGAAGATTCTCGACGCTGGTGCCCTGCCCGTGACCATTGGTGGCGACCATTCGATCAACATTCCTTGCATTAAAGCCTTTGAAGATAATTGTGCCGAAAACGGCCCGATCCATGTGGTGCAGATCGACGCTCATCTTGATTTCGTCGATGAACGCAAGGGCGTCACCGACGGGCACGGCAACCCGATGCGCCGCGCCTTAGAAAGGGACTATGTATCCGGCATGACCCAATTGGGCATCCGCAACGTGTCCTCGACCGCAAGAGAAGGCTACATTGATGCGCGCGCACGGGGATCCGATATCTTGTCTGTGCGCCAAGTGCGCGCGCTTGGCACGCAGTCGGTTCTCGAGCGGATTCCGGAAGGTGCTCGCTATTACGTCACAGTTGATATTGATGCGTTTTGCCCGTCCATCGCGCCGGGCACTGGCACGCCAAGTCATGGCGGGTTCCACTACTATGACGTATTGGAAATACTTCAAGGTCTCAGCAAGCGGGGCGATGTGGTCGGCATCGATCTGGTCGAAGTCGCCCCCGCCTATGATCCCTCTGAAAGCACGCAGATCTTGGCCGCACAGCTTTTGCTGAACTTCATCGGCTTTATTTTCCATAATAAAAAGCAGACATCAGCATGA
- a CDS encoding membrane dipeptidase translates to MSYRIDCLQYANWSEKIFRQMREGGVDAVHVTIAYHENFRETVLNIEAWNRRFEQFPDLIFQGRTGDDVGRAKETGRTAIFFGFQNPSPIEDDIGLVEIVHTLGARFMQLSYNNQSLLATGCYEREDPGLSRMGREVIEEMNRVGLVVDMSHSADRSTFEAIEHSARPIAITHANPAQWAPARRNKSDAVIRALTESGGMIGFSLYPHHLKDKSACTLQSFCEMVARTAEMVGVGSLGIGSDLCQDHPDSVVDWMRMGRWTKRIDYGEGSAAAPGFPDMPDWFRDNRDFGNVETGLRTVGFDAQEVAGIMGENWLRFFDNSFGTARKTQAQRAAE, encoded by the coding sequence GTGAGCTACCGCATCGACTGTCTGCAATACGCGAATTGGTCAGAGAAGATCTTTCGCCAGATGCGCGAAGGCGGCGTGGATGCGGTGCATGTGACCATCGCCTACCACGAGAACTTCCGCGAAACGGTGCTGAACATCGAAGCCTGGAACCGCCGGTTCGAGCAGTTTCCGGACCTCATCTTTCAAGGCCGAACGGGCGATGATGTGGGCCGCGCGAAGGAAACGGGACGCACGGCGATCTTCTTTGGCTTCCAGAACCCCAGCCCCATTGAGGATGACATCGGCCTTGTCGAGATCGTCCACACCCTCGGCGCGCGCTTCATGCAGTTGAGCTACAACAACCAGTCGCTGCTGGCGACGGGCTGCTACGAGCGGGAAGACCCGGGCCTGAGCCGTATGGGCCGTGAAGTGATCGAAGAGATGAACCGCGTGGGCCTCGTGGTCGATATGAGCCATTCGGCAGACCGCTCTACATTTGAGGCAATAGAGCATTCCGCACGCCCCATCGCGATTACGCACGCGAACCCGGCCCAATGGGCACCGGCACGGCGCAATAAATCCGACGCGGTCATTCGTGCACTGACGGAAAGCGGCGGCATGATCGGGTTTTCGCTTTACCCGCATCACTTGAAAGACAAGAGCGCCTGCACCTTGCAGAGCTTTTGCGAAATGGTAGCGCGGACAGCCGAGATGGTCGGGGTGGGCAGCCTCGGGATCGGCTCGGACCTTTGCCAAGATCACCCTGACAGCGTGGTTGACTGGATGCGTATGGGACGCTGGACCAAACGGATCGACTACGGCGAAGGATCGGCCGCGGCACCGGGGTTTCCGGACATGCCCGACTGGTTCCGCGACAACCGCGATTTTGGAAACGTTGAAACCGGTCTGCGGACCGTGGGTTTCGACGCACAGGAAGTGGCCGGGATCATGGGAGAGAACTGGCTGCGCTTCTTTGACAACAGCTTTGGCACTGCGCGCAAGACGCAGGCTCAGCGGGCAGCGGAATGA
- a CDS encoding NAD-dependent succinate-semialdehyde dehydrogenase, protein MTGQITTINPATEETLETYTLMTNDEARDAVRGCHDAFLDWRLKSTTDRAKIIRAIGEELSNSKEDFAQLMTREVGKLIGDSRDEIDLCVQICNFTADHGPDALADEERDIPGGTGVVHYAPLGVIYGIQPWNFPCYQVVRYAISNLMTGNGVLLKHAENCTGSGLFLRDLMERAGLPKNLFTVLLIDHDQSDLVIENDLVRGVTLTGSDTAGRTVAQKAAEQLKKSVLELGSNDAYIVLDDADIDLAVDTCVTARIYNNGQTCVNGKRFIVTAKNYDAFVEGYTQKMKAIKMGDPTDANTGLGPMARNDLRDKLAEQVAESVKKGARAVVGGETPDRKGAYYPATVLVDVKPGQPAYDDELFGPVASVIRAENDEDAMRIANDSRYGLGGGIFSRDEARARKLASEQFDTGMITLNGYNIALPNMPFGGVKNSGYGREHGGFGMKEFVNAKSIYMTDQEAK, encoded by the coding sequence ATGACCGGCCAGATCACCACCATCAATCCAGCGACAGAGGAAACTCTGGAAACCTACACCCTCATGACCAACGACGAGGCGCGCGACGCCGTGCGCGGATGCCATGACGCTTTCCTTGATTGGCGGCTGAAATCGACCACGGACCGCGCCAAGATCATTCGGGCGATTGGTGAGGAGCTTTCCAATAGCAAAGAAGATTTTGCCCAGCTCATGACCCGCGAGGTCGGCAAGCTGATCGGCGACAGCCGCGACGAGATCGATCTGTGCGTGCAAATTTGTAACTTCACTGCTGATCACGGACCTGACGCGCTGGCCGACGAGGAACGCGATATTCCCGGTGGCACGGGTGTCGTCCACTATGCCCCTCTGGGCGTCATTTATGGTATCCAGCCGTGGAATTTCCCCTGCTATCAGGTGGTGCGCTACGCCATCTCTAACTTGATGACGGGCAACGGGGTTCTTCTCAAGCACGCGGAAAACTGTACCGGGTCGGGGCTTTTCCTGCGTGATCTGATGGAGCGAGCAGGCCTTCCAAAGAACCTCTTTACGGTGCTCTTGATTGACCACGACCAGTCCGATCTGGTTATTGAAAACGATCTGGTGCGCGGCGTGACCCTGACAGGCAGCGATACCGCTGGCCGGACCGTGGCGCAGAAAGCGGCGGAGCAGCTGAAAAAGTCCGTGCTCGAACTTGGATCGAACGACGCTTACATCGTTCTGGACGATGCCGATATCGATCTCGCGGTGGATACTTGTGTCACGGCGCGGATCTACAACAACGGCCAGACCTGCGTGAACGGTAAGCGCTTTATCGTTACGGCGAAAAATTACGACGCTTTCGTCGAGGGCTACACCCAGAAGATGAAAGCGATCAAGATGGGTGATCCGACGGACGCCAACACCGGCCTTGGACCAATGGCGCGCAACGATCTGCGCGACAAACTGGCGGAGCAGGTGGCAGAAAGCGTCAAAAAAGGCGCACGCGCCGTGGTCGGAGGCGAGACGCCGGACCGCAAGGGTGCCTATTACCCCGCGACCGTGCTGGTCGACGTGAAGCCTGGCCAGCCCGCCTATGACGATGAGCTGTTTGGTCCCGTCGCCTCTGTGATCCGTGCCGAGAACGACGAAGACGCCATGCGTATCGCCAACGATAGTCGTTATGGCCTTGGTGGTGGTATCTTCAGCCGTGACGAGGCGCGCGCACGCAAGCTGGCGAGCGAGCAGTTCGATACCGGTATGATCACGCTCAACGGCTACAATATTGCGCTTCCGAACATGCCATTCGGCGGTGTGAAGAACTCGGGCTACGGGCGCGAGCATGGCGGCTTTGGCATGAAGGAGTTCGTCAACGCCAAATCGATTTATATGACGGATCAAGAGGCGAAGTGA
- a CDS encoding BCCT family transporter: MTDQTQSPVAQTPSAGHINKPLFAITGGFIAVFCLLALLDLEMLSAIVDSSFAFSAKYFGLYWQVLLLATFLIGLVLIVLPGSRAIMGGLARPEFSTFQWGSMIMCTLLAGGGVFWAAGEPMAHFLSSPPLFGAEAGTPEAVAPALAQSFMHWGFLAWAILGALTTVMLMHYHYDKGLPLAPRTLLYPLFGERAIKGPIGLAADASCIIAVVAGTVGPIGFLGLQVSYGLNTLFGIPDSFATQALVIAALVALYTISAMTGLTRGIQLLSKINVILAAGLLLFMLVFGPTVFIFKSYFAGLGSYFGNFFGMALYRGEAGLFGEPGWLGWWTVFFWGWFMGYGPLMAMFIARVSRGRSIRSIIVMLSLVAPIVTTFWFTIVGGSGIAFELGNTGSVSTAFEGFNLPAALLAITQQLPLGFIISLLFLILTTIFVATTGDSMTYVISVAMSDEDMSSMPVRVFWGVGMGLMAVILISLGAGGVGKLQSFIVVTAVPVSLVLLPSLWDALRITLAKGRGTA, from the coding sequence ATGACGGACCAAACACAAAGCCCGGTGGCGCAAACGCCAAGTGCCGGACATATCAACAAACCACTCTTTGCCATCACGGGAGGCTTCATCGCGGTCTTCTGCCTTCTGGCGCTTCTTGACCTCGAAATGCTTTCGGCGATCGTCGACAGCAGCTTTGCCTTCTCGGCCAAGTATTTCGGTCTCTATTGGCAGGTGCTCTTGCTGGCTACTTTCCTGATCGGGTTGGTGCTGATCGTCCTGCCGGGCAGTCGCGCGATCATGGGCGGGCTGGCACGACCGGAATTCTCGACCTTCCAATGGGGGTCGATGATCATGTGTACCCTGCTTGCCGGGGGAGGTGTCTTTTGGGCTGCGGGTGAGCCGATGGCGCATTTCCTGTCCTCGCCGCCGCTTTTCGGGGCCGAAGCAGGCACACCCGAAGCTGTCGCGCCCGCGCTGGCGCAAAGCTTTATGCATTGGGGGTTCCTCGCTTGGGCGATCCTTGGTGCGCTGACCACGGTGATGCTGATGCATTACCACTATGACAAGGGCCTGCCGCTCGCGCCGCGCACGCTGCTTTATCCGCTGTTTGGCGAGCGAGCGATCAAGGGGCCGATTGGCTTGGCTGCAGATGCGTCATGCATCATTGCCGTGGTCGCGGGCACTGTGGGGCCGATTGGTTTCCTGGGGCTACAGGTCAGCTACGGGTTAAACACGCTCTTTGGCATCCCCGACAGCTTTGCCACGCAGGCCTTGGTGATCGCGGCGCTGGTCGCGCTCTATACGATTTCGGCCATGACAGGACTGACCCGCGGCATTCAGCTGCTTAGCAAGATCAACGTGATCCTCGCCGCTGGCTTGCTGCTCTTCATGCTGGTTTTCGGCCCGACGGTCTTTATCTTCAAAAGCTACTTCGCGGGCCTTGGCTCCTACTTTGGGAACTTCTTTGGCATGGCGCTTTATCGCGGCGAGGCAGGGCTTTTCGGAGAACCGGGCTGGCTGGGCTGGTGGACGGTGTTCTTTTGGGGCTGGTTCATGGGCTATGGCCCGCTGATGGCGATGTTCATCGCGCGTGTCTCGCGAGGGCGGTCGATCCGGTCGATCATCGTGATGCTGTCGCTGGTCGCGCCGATCGTTACCACCTTTTGGTTCACCATCGTCGGTGGCTCGGGGATCGCGTTTGAACTTGGCAACACCGGCTCGGTCTCGACCGCCTTTGAGGGGTTCAACCTGCCGGCGGCCCTTCTGGCGATCACGCAACAACTGCCTTTGGGCTTCATCATATCGCTCTTGTTCCTGATCCTGACCACGATCTTCGTGGCCACAACGGGCGACTCGATGACCTATGTGATTTCGGTCGCCATGTCGGACGAGGACATGTCGTCGATGCCGGTCCGGGTGTTCTGGGGCGTCGGCATGGGACTGATGGCGGTGATCCTCATCTCGCTCGGCGCTGGCGGTGTCGGCAAGCTACAAAGCTTTATCGTCGTTACCGCGGTGCCGGTGTCGCTGGTGCTTCTGCCCTCGCTCTGGGATGCACTTCGCATCACCTTGGCCAAGGGTCGCGGCACGGCTTGA
- a CDS encoding sensor histidine kinase — protein sequence MSKFNSTPPSANGITAPTGTVPARIDPKFIIAVTFGFFILLAFMTYQIATVMVHHGVERDASRRSLEWAEFAVKQVPEIAALADGVPIKPENWDAFRDLASFGGVFRFKIFSPDGVLRFESDDPTATGESLGKHNAIAASVVKTGEAYTTVENGRSKPNRPDLYSETYLPVYDSGRLVAIAETYMDQTSKTAAVRVEYAFVGVLMAGMILLALSIPSAGLWLMFRRLKYNNEQLKYAQIRAMASDKSKSEFISTVSHELRTPLTSIKGSLEMLKSGKIIELSVAAERLVAMAAKNSNILNLLVNDLLDFERIDTGNLEVSKRPSDIVSIVRDEIETMMSYDTEQEVEYFYTGDDGPLIGNVDPDRIAQVVRNLLSNAVKFSPKNGKIFVSVRKEIGAVRIDVADSGCGISPGDCTRIFDKFIQVDSSDTRKHRGTGLGLAISKGIVEAHGGDIGVTSVEGVGSEFYVVVPIGIEDKRVPLQDAA from the coding sequence ATGAGCAAATTTAACAGCACTCCCCCTAGCGCAAACGGAATTACCGCCCCAACAGGAACTGTGCCCGCACGTATTGATCCAAAATTCATCATAGCCGTTACTTTCGGATTTTTTATCCTGTTGGCGTTTATGACCTATCAGATCGCGACCGTTATGGTTCACCATGGGGTGGAACGTGATGCGTCCCGGCGCTCGCTCGAGTGGGCGGAATTTGCGGTAAAACAGGTTCCTGAAATAGCTGCCTTGGCTGACGGGGTGCCGATTAAACCAGAAAACTGGGACGCGTTCCGAGATCTCGCCAGCTTTGGCGGCGTCTTCCGTTTCAAGATTTTCAGCCCCGATGGGGTGCTCCGCTTTGAGTCGGATGACCCCACCGCCACAGGCGAAAGTCTGGGCAAGCACAATGCAATTGCCGCATCCGTTGTGAAAACCGGCGAGGCCTATACTACCGTAGAGAACGGGCGGTCGAAGCCCAATCGGCCTGATCTATATAGCGAAACCTATTTGCCGGTATATGACAGCGGGCGACTGGTCGCGATCGCTGAGACCTACATGGACCAAACGAGCAAGACCGCGGCCGTGCGCGTTGAATACGCTTTCGTCGGTGTGCTGATGGCCGGTATGATCCTGCTGGCACTCTCCATCCCATCGGCTGGCTTATGGCTTATGTTCCGGCGGCTCAAATACAACAATGAACAGTTAAAGTATGCCCAGATACGCGCAATGGCCTCTGACAAAAGCAAGAGCGAATTTATTTCGACGGTTAGCCATGAGTTACGGACGCCATTAACGTCGATAAAAGGCTCCCTCGAAATGTTAAAATCAGGAAAGATAATTGAATTGTCGGTCGCCGCAGAAAGATTGGTGGCGATGGCGGCAAAGAATTCGAATATTCTAAATTTGCTCGTAAACGATCTACTGGATTTCGAGAGAATTGATACAGGAAACCTTGAGGTGTCCAAGCGCCCTTCGGATATCGTCTCCATTGTAAGAGATGAAATCGAGACCATGATGTCCTATGATACGGAACAAGAGGTAGAATACTTCTATACAGGGGACGACGGGCCGCTCATCGGCAATGTTGATCCTGACAGAATAGCCCAGGTTGTTCGAAACTTGCTTTCAAACGCTGTCAAATTCTCACCGAAAAATGGAAAGATTTTCGTTTCTGTTAGAAAGGAAATCGGGGCAGTGCGGATTGACGTTGCGGACTCTGGGTGCGGTATCTCACCAGGCGATTGCACGAGAATTTTTGACAAATTTATCCAAGTCGATTCATCAGACACACGAAAGCACCGCGGCACAGGACTGGGTTTGGCTATTTCCAAGGGTATAGTCGAGGCCCATGGCGGTGATATCGGCGTGACCAGTGTCGAGGGTGTCGGGAGCGAATTCTATGTCGTCGTGCCAATCGGCATCGAAGATAAACGGGTGCCTTTGCAAGACGCCGCCTAA
- a CDS encoding dihydrolipoyl dehydrogenase: protein MAHHDTDVAIIGAGTAGLGAERSARRDGARTLLIDEAFRGTLCANTGCMPSKLLIAAANAAHNARGTGVFGVDVGHVEVDGQGVLERVRRERDKFVKATRASFDTLPAGTCIQARAHFTGQNALTLDNGDTVSAKAIVIATGSYARIPEPFEGLGDLALTNESVFEMQDLPASLAVIGGGAIGLELAQAMSRLGVDTVLFDHGDTLGGAQDSDVQAALVDIIGEELPLHLGVDVNVEKLDGRVQLSWSGASSGKRAFDRVLVATGRPPAFDGLGLDAAGLELDEHGVPVFDRTTLQCGDTPIFIAGDVNADAAVLHEASDEGSVAGSNAAAYPSMDAHPRMPTFTLTFSDPPLAILGEGPDENTLTGCASYADQGRAKVEARAKGLVRLYAAAPDGRLTGAELFCPGADHMAHLLIHAIQRGETASDLLKMPFYHPTLEEGLKSALREICAATPVALPIGRGANDPPGA from the coding sequence ATGGCGCATCATGACACCGATGTCGCTATCATCGGGGCCGGCACTGCCGGCCTCGGTGCCGAGCGGAGCGCGCGTCGCGACGGCGCGCGCACTCTCCTGATCGACGAGGCCTTCCGCGGCACGCTGTGTGCAAACACTGGCTGCATGCCGTCCAAGCTTCTTATCGCTGCGGCAAACGCGGCGCATAATGCACGTGGCACGGGCGTATTCGGTGTTGATGTGGGACATGTCGAAGTCGACGGGCAGGGGGTGCTAGAACGCGTCCGCCGCGAGCGTGACAAATTTGTGAAAGCAACTCGTGCATCGTTCGACACTCTGCCGGCTGGGACCTGTATTCAGGCACGCGCGCATTTCACAGGTCAGAACGCGCTTACCCTCGACAACGGCGACACGGTAAGCGCCAAGGCAATTGTGATCGCGACCGGATCTTATGCGCGTATTCCCGAGCCGTTCGAGGGCCTCGGCGATCTTGCCCTCACCAACGAGAGCGTGTTCGAGATGCAAGATCTGCCCGCGTCTCTCGCGGTGATCGGGGGCGGTGCGATCGGGCTGGAACTGGCGCAGGCTATGTCGCGGCTTGGCGTCGACACGGTCCTTTTTGATCATGGCGATACACTCGGCGGGGCGCAGGATTCAGACGTGCAGGCCGCACTTGTCGACATCATCGGGGAGGAGCTTCCGCTCCATCTTGGCGTCGACGTGAATGTGGAAAAACTCGATGGTCGCGTGCAACTGTCGTGGTCCGGTGCTTCCAGCGGCAAGCGCGCGTTCGACCGCGTTCTCGTCGCGACCGGCCGTCCGCCTGCCTTTGACGGTCTCGGGCTTGACGCGGCAGGGCTTGAGCTTGACGAGCATGGTGTGCCGGTCTTTGACCGCACCACGCTGCAATGCGGCGACACGCCCATTTTTATCGCGGGTGACGTGAACGCTGACGCGGCCGTGCTGCACGAGGCAAGCGACGAGGGAAGCGTGGCAGGGAGCAACGCCGCCGCTTATCCGTCGATGGATGCCCACCCGCGTATGCCGACCTTCACGCTAACCTTTAGCGATCCGCCGCTCGCCATACTCGGCGAGGGTCCGGATGAGAACACGTTAACCGGCTGCGCCTCTTATGCAGATCAGGGCCGCGCCAAAGTCGAAGCGCGCGCGAAGGGTCTTGTCCGGCTTTATGCGGCGGCACCTGACGGGCGTCTGACGGGTGCCGAATTGTTTTGCCCCGGAGCGGACCACATGGCGCATCTGCTGATCCACGCGATCCAGCGCGGCGAAACGGCGAGCGACCTTTTGAAGATGCCGTTCTACCATCCAACCCTCGAAGAAGGGCTAAAATCGGCGCTACGCGAGATCTGTGCTGCAACGCCGGTCGCCCTGCCGATCGGACGCGGTGCCAATGACCCGCCGGGGGCCTGA
- a CDS encoding DUF3726 domain-containing protein: MICSLNEIEALARKAARGGGMSWGLAEEAGKAVRWLSDNGFPGPWLLSELLRQNDGKPYSDLALQQEKEGISRARNGLLCPIIAGALICDQADDLKDGKELQLGDVAVPLLLAPFACEAARSAGVSVALEWGGVTLSLGDSTPRVKGEEAVLLVAETGIVTLSRTIGQADGAVRLCSDRDVTRETMRTLENYAHRTYAPATAESRAGAGAGQEGD; the protein is encoded by the coding sequence GTGATCTGTTCGCTCAATGAAATCGAAGCCCTCGCACGCAAAGCCGCGCGGGGCGGTGGCATGAGCTGGGGGCTTGCCGAAGAGGCGGGCAAGGCGGTGCGCTGGCTCAGTGATAATGGGTTCCCCGGCCCTTGGCTGCTATCCGAGTTATTGCGCCAGAACGATGGAAAGCCCTATTCCGACCTCGCGCTGCAACAAGAAAAGGAGGGTATCTCGCGCGCGCGGAACGGTCTGCTCTGCCCGATTATTGCGGGCGCGTTGATTTGCGATCAGGCAGACGATCTAAAGGACGGAAAGGAACTACAACTGGGCGATGTCGCGGTGCCCCTTCTGCTGGCCCCCTTTGCCTGCGAGGCCGCCCGATCTGCCGGGGTCAGCGTGGCTTTGGAATGGGGCGGGGTCACTCTTAGTCTCGGAGACAGCACGCCGCGGGTGAAGGGGGAAGAGGCTGTGCTGCTCGTGGCGGAAACGGGAATAGTTACCCTGTCCCGGACCATTGGACAGGCAGACGGGGCGGTTCGGCTATGCTCTGATCGTGATGTAACAAGAGAGACAATGCGTACGCTGGAAAACTATGCGCACCGCACCTATGCCCCTGCCACCGCAGAAAGCCGCGCCGGGGCGGGTGCCGGGCAAGAGGGCGACTAG
- a CDS encoding LysR family transcriptional regulator, with amino-acid sequence MDTDNLRLFVMAADRLNISAAGRDLGLAPAVASARLAKLEQELGVELLHRTTRKVSLSLEGSDFLPYAREILAQAEAAKAVLGGSETSPKGTLRFAAPSSFAQRHIMPLLPRFHALYPDLTLDLRLSDTRFDAIEGSFDLALRSAPLTDSSLKGRRLAEDTRVLCASRDYIEAHGAPQTPAELDGHRFTAWKDLEPRELIGPEGATARLDPAHMTCRTIVDDGDAQREATLAGAGVSINSLWSVTDELASGRLIRVLPKWKLNDNSVLWLVYPRSNVLTPKTRILIDFLIGNLATRAEWGA; translated from the coding sequence GTGGACACTGATAACCTGCGCCTTTTTGTCATGGCCGCCGATAGGTTGAATATCTCTGCCGCTGGACGCGATCTTGGTCTTGCACCGGCGGTGGCCAGCGCACGGCTCGCCAAGTTGGAGCAAGAGCTTGGTGTCGAGCTGCTGCACCGGACCACGCGCAAGGTGTCGCTGTCCCTCGAGGGGTCCGATTTCCTTCCCTATGCTCGCGAGATTCTGGCACAGGCAGAGGCAGCCAAAGCCGTCCTTGGCGGCAGTGAAACCAGCCCGAAGGGCACGTTGCGCTTTGCCGCGCCAAGCAGTTTTGCGCAGCGGCATATCATGCCTTTGTTGCCCAGGTTCCACGCATTGTATCCAGACCTGACGCTGGACCTCCGCCTATCCGACACCCGCTTCGATGCGATCGAGGGCAGTTTTGACCTTGCCCTACGCAGCGCGCCCCTGACAGACAGCAGCCTCAAGGGGCGCAGGCTGGCGGAAGACACCCGCGTGTTATGCGCCTCTCGCGATTATATCGAAGCGCATGGCGCACCGCAGACCCCGGCAGAGCTTGATGGGCATCGGTTCACTGCCTGGAAAGACCTAGAGCCACGCGAACTGATCGGACCCGAGGGGGCGACCGCGCGTCTTGATCCGGCACACATGACCTGCCGTACCATCGTGGACGACGGCGACGCGCAGCGCGAAGCGACCCTTGCCGGTGCGGGCGTGTCGATCAACTCGCTCTGGAGCGTCACTGACGAGCTTGCCTCGGGCCGCCTGATACGGGTGTTGCCGAAATGGAAGCTGAACGACAATTCGGTTTTGTGGCTGGTCTATCCCCGCTCGAACGTGCTCACCCCGAAAACACGGATCTTGATCGACTTTTTAATCGGCAATTTAGCCACCCGCGCCGAGTGGGGTGCCTGA
- a CDS encoding aldehyde dehydrogenase family protein — protein MTDLNRNYIAGAWVAGTAEIENRNPSDLTEIVGRYAQASAAQLDEALSAARRAQAIWAGYGPERRHDVLMAIGTELMRRAPELGELLSREEGKPLAEGKGEVYRAGQFFTYYAAECLRQIGDTADSVRAGVEIDVRREPVGVVAVISPWNFPTATASWKIAPALAYGNAVVWKPANVTPASAVALTEIISRQDIPDGLFNLVMGAGREIGQTLVESPALDAISFTGSVPVGRGIAAAAVQNFTKIQMEMGSKNALAVLDDADLDLAVNLALGGAFGGSGQKCTASSRLVVHAAVHDVFVEKLVAGAKAMKVGPALAKGTQIGPVVSEEQLQANLGYIELGKSEGAVLECGGERLSMDTEGYYMSPAVFTGTTNAMRINREEMFAPIACVIKVGSYAEALEVVNDTEFGLTSGIVTRSIARATHFRRNARTGCVMVNLPTAGTDYHVPFGGRGNSSYGPREQGSYAAEFYTTVKTAYIAAGTPEELA, from the coding sequence ATGACGGACCTCAATCGCAATTACATCGCAGGCGCGTGGGTCGCGGGCACCGCAGAGATCGAGAACCGAAACCCGTCGGACCTGACCGAGATTGTTGGCCGCTATGCACAGGCCAGCGCTGCGCAGCTTGACGAGGCATTGAGCGCGGCCCGACGGGCGCAGGCGATTTGGGCAGGTTACGGCCCCGAGCGCCGGCATGACGTATTGATGGCTATCGGCACCGAACTGATGCGCCGCGCCCCCGAGTTGGGCGAACTTTTGTCGCGCGAAGAGGGCAAGCCACTGGCCGAAGGCAAGGGCGAAGTCTACCGCGCCGGACAGTTCTTTACCTACTACGCTGCCGAATGCCTGCGCCAGATTGGGGACACGGCCGACAGCGTCCGCGCAGGCGTAGAGATCGACGTGCGGCGCGAGCCGGTTGGGGTGGTGGCTGTGATCAGCCCTTGGAACTTCCCAACGGCGACCGCGAGCTGGAAAATCGCGCCGGCGCTGGCTTATGGCAACGCGGTGGTCTGGAAGCCCGCCAATGTCACTCCCGCCTCAGCCGTGGCACTGACCGAGATCATCAGCCGCCAAGACATTCCCGATGGTTTGTTCAACCTCGTCATGGGCGCAGGCCGCGAGATTGGTCAAACGCTGGTGGAAAGCCCTGCATTGGATGCGATTTCCTTTACCGGTTCGGTGCCAGTGGGGCGCGGGATCGCCGCTGCCGCCGTGCAGAATTTTACCAAGATCCAGATGGAGATGGGCTCGAAAAACGCGCTTGCTGTGCTGGATGACGCTGACCTTGACCTCGCCGTCAATCTCGCGCTTGGCGGTGCCTTTGGCGGGTCGGGGCAGAAATGCACGGCGTCTTCGCGGTTGGTGGTGCACGCGGCGGTGCACGACGTCTTTGTCGAAAAGCTGGTGGCGGGGGCCAAGGCGATGAAGGTCGGCCCCGCACTGGCAAAGGGCACGCAAATCGGGCCGGTGGTCAGCGAAGAGCAGCTTCAGGCCAACCTCGGCTATATCGAACTGGGCAAATCCGAAGGCGCGGTGCTGGAATGTGGCGGCGAACGGTTGAGTATGGACACCGAGGGCTACTACATGTCTCCGGCGGTGTTTACGGGCACCACGAACGCCATGCGCATCAACCGCGAAGAGATGTTCGCCCCCATCGCCTGCGTCATCAAGGTCGGCAGCTATGCCGAGGCGCTTGAGGTGGTCAACGACACCGAATTTGGCCTGACTTCGGGCATCGTCACCCGCTCCATCGCGCGGGCCACGCATTTCCGCCGAAATGCCCGCACCGGCTGCGTTATGGTCAATTTGCCTACTGCTGGCACTGACTATCATGTGCCCTTTGGCGGGCGGGGTAACTCGTCTTACGGCCCGCGCGAGCAAGGCTCCTATGCCGCCGAATTCTACACCACGGTCAAGACCGCCTATATCGCCGCTGGCACGCCGGAGGAACTGGCGTGA